One genomic region from Saprospiraceae bacterium encodes:
- a CDS encoding Gfo/Idh/MocA family oxidoreductase, producing MNRKLRMGMVGGGRGAFIGGVHRIAANMDGLIELVAGAFSSDPAKSKASGADLMLAPDRCYGSYEEMILSEKQLPEDKRIDIISIVTPNHMHYEPAKLALESGFDVICDKPLSFTMSEALDLQKTVTETGRIFALTHNYTGYPMVKQARCMIRDGKLGTIRKLVVEYPQGWLTDKIEGSDHSSGKQATWRTDPLRSGIAGSMGDIGTHAENLAEYITGLQIEEMCADISVMVPGRLLDDDGNVLLHMNNGARGILFASQISAGEENNLKIRVYGEYGGLEWSQHEPNTLILKWHDRPTEIYRTGVGDLYPEANAHRRIPAGHPEGYLEAFANIYRNFALAVIAKKEGRSQDPLYDFPTVADGVRGMQFIESVIASGKSDTKWVKF from the coding sequence ATGAACAGAAAACTTAGAATGGGCATGGTGGGCGGAGGCCGCGGCGCTTTTATAGGAGGAGTACATCGTATAGCTGCGAATATGGATGGTTTGATTGAATTGGTAGCTGGAGCATTCTCCAGTGATCCCGCCAAGTCTAAAGCCTCCGGGGCAGATCTGATGTTGGCCCCTGATCGCTGCTATGGTTCTTACGAAGAGATGATCCTGAGTGAAAAACAGCTTCCGGAAGACAAAAGAATTGATATCATATCTATAGTGACTCCCAATCATATGCATTATGAGCCAGCGAAGCTCGCACTGGAAAGTGGTTTTGATGTTATTTGTGACAAGCCACTCAGCTTTACGATGTCAGAGGCATTGGATCTGCAAAAAACAGTAACAGAGACGGGCCGCATATTTGCATTGACCCATAATTACACCGGTTATCCCATGGTCAAACAAGCCAGGTGTATGATCCGGGATGGTAAACTCGGCACCATCAGAAAATTGGTGGTAGAATATCCTCAAGGCTGGTTGACAGACAAGATTGAAGGTTCTGATCACTCCAGTGGCAAGCAAGCTACCTGGCGCACCGATCCCCTTAGATCGGGTATTGCAGGATCTATGGGTGATATTGGTACGCATGCAGAAAACCTGGCAGAATACATCACCGGTCTTCAAATCGAAGAAATGTGTGCTGATATCAGCGTCATGGTACCAGGTAGATTATTGGACGATGACGGTAATGTACTCCTGCATATGAATAATGGGGCAAGAGGTATTTTGTTTGCCAGTCAAATCTCCGCAGGAGAAGAAAATAACCTCAAAATCCGGGTATATGGTGAATATGGTGGACTGGAATGGTCTCAACACGAACCCAATACCCTGATACTTAAATGGCATGACAGACCTACTGAGATTTATCGCACAGGCGTGGGCGATTTGTATCCTGAAGCCAATGCACATCGCAGGATTCCAGCGGGTCATCCTGAAGGTTACCTTGAGGCTTTTGCCAATATCTACCGAAATTTTGCACTTGCAGTCATAGCTAAAAAAGAAGGCAGATCGCAAGATCCTTTGTATGATTTTCCTACAGTGGCTGACGGCGTTCGTGGCATGCAGTTTATTGAAAGCGTTATAGCTAGCGGAAAGTCTGATACCAAATGGGTCAAATTTTAG
- a CDS encoding mandelate racemase/muconate lactonizing enzyme family protein, protein MQRRRFIKSSILASTAIGLGASRLNALTINKHTELSGLKIKKIKYYSAPGYTKPLFNQARGIVEIETDSGITGIGEGGFKDVIQQCAQMIIGQDPFRIEHIWQLMYRGMFYPPGREKLLAVGAIEMALWDLKGKALGVPVYDLLGGATRDYIECYATGYGASKAASEYDRAKDCLAAGFRTYRTGPTGGNGDQPFDFYENVQKTIEHCQKMDAAVGGKGNWAIDLHTRFDTTDGLKICKAIEALQPYFVEDIIRSENPGVYKTIRQMTNVPIAVGEQYGDRWDINELIENRLIDYSRITTPNSGGLNELKKIAALCETHYIGMIPHFTGPLSTAALVHVLGSSSPTRCLIELAGGAVEQPAYFDMDYILFKEGRLYLNPKPGLGVSFNPAKADLVMEVTTNTKYPHPILFAPDGSVHGW, encoded by the coding sequence ATGCAGAGAAGAAGGTTTATCAAATCATCCATTTTAGCTTCTACAGCCATTGGATTGGGAGCTTCCCGATTGAATGCATTGACAATCAATAAACATACTGAGCTATCCGGATTAAAAATAAAAAAAATAAAATATTATAGTGCTCCCGGCTATACCAAACCCCTGTTTAACCAGGCACGGGGCATTGTGGAGATAGAAACCGATAGTGGTATCACAGGCATTGGCGAAGGCGGATTTAAGGATGTAATTCAACAATGTGCCCAGATGATCATAGGCCAGGATCCTTTCCGAATCGAACATATCTGGCAGTTGATGTACCGGGGTATGTTCTACCCCCCAGGACGAGAAAAACTACTCGCCGTAGGTGCTATCGAAATGGCCCTGTGGGACCTCAAAGGAAAAGCCCTGGGGGTACCCGTCTATGACCTATTAGGAGGTGCTACGAGGGACTATATAGAATGTTATGCCACCGGGTATGGCGCCTCCAAAGCTGCGTCAGAGTATGATCGGGCCAAAGACTGCCTGGCTGCCGGCTTTAGGACTTATCGTACCGGACCTACCGGAGGTAATGGCGATCAACCATTTGACTTTTATGAAAATGTACAAAAGACCATAGAACATTGCCAGAAGATGGATGCGGCCGTTGGAGGCAAGGGTAATTGGGCCATCGATCTGCATACCCGGTTTGACACTACGGATGGTTTAAAAATTTGTAAGGCTATCGAAGCGCTGCAGCCCTATTTTGTAGAAGATATTATTCGATCTGAAAATCCAGGAGTGTATAAGACGATCCGGCAAATGACCAATGTACCTATCGCTGTAGGTGAACAATATGGTGATCGGTGGGACATCAATGAACTCATCGAAAACAGGTTGATAGATTATAGCAGAATCACTACACCCAATTCCGGTGGATTAAACGAATTAAAAAAGATAGCCGCACTTTGCGAGACGCACTATATTGGTATGATACCCCACTTCACCGGGCCACTTTCAACTGCTGCACTGGTGCATGTGCTGGGCTCCTCCAGCCCGACAAGATGCCTGATCGAACTGGCAGGAGGTGCTGTAGAACAACCTGCTTATTTTGACATGGATTATATCTTATTTAAAGAAGGTAGATTATACTTAAATCCAAAACCGGGTCTGGGGGTGTCCTTCAATCCCGCCAAAGCTGACCTGGTCATGGAAGTCACCACCAATACTAAATACCCTCACCCTATTCTCTTTGCTCCGGATGGATCAGTGCATGGATGGTAA
- a CDS encoding MFS transporter, protein MLKLKNYRWIVLGLIFFATCINYLDRQIIGLLKPILEKEFDWSETDFARIVMAFTAAYAIGLLVAGAWIDRIGTKLGYAITIVVWSIAGMLHAVARSVTGFVFARIGLGIGEAGNFPAGVKTVAEWFPKDERGLATGIFNAGTSVGVVMALFIVPMILNYAGWQEVFWITGALGFVWLILWIFLYDIPSKQKRITEEEYRLITEGQEPEVLATTTSIKWSRLFRIPQTWAYITGKALIDPIFWFFLFWLPSYFSSTFSLDLKKPSLELMIIYFSTTLGSIGGGYLSSYLIKRGWPVIKARKTVLLIFAFFELSIILAQFATQAWMAVALLSLAVAIHQAWATNIFTLASDMFPKEAVSSVVGIGGMAGAVGGILFPIFVGNILDQFKAMGNITAGYNIIFSICGCTYLIAYLVIHLLTRRTVRVPLAALT, encoded by the coding sequence ATGCTGAAACTAAAAAATTATAGGTGGATCGTACTTGGGCTGATATTTTTTGCCACTTGCATCAATTACCTGGACCGCCAAATCATCGGCTTGCTCAAACCTATCTTAGAAAAAGAATTTGATTGGTCTGAGACAGATTTTGCCAGGATAGTCATGGCTTTTACAGCAGCTTATGCGATCGGTCTATTGGTCGCTGGTGCATGGATAGACCGGATAGGGACTAAACTTGGCTATGCCATCACGATCGTCGTGTGGAGTATCGCAGGAATGCTGCATGCTGTAGCCCGAAGTGTCACTGGTTTTGTATTTGCACGGATCGGATTGGGGATCGGTGAAGCAGGCAATTTTCCGGCAGGTGTAAAAACAGTAGCCGAATGGTTTCCAAAGGATGAAAGAGGATTAGCTACCGGTATTTTCAATGCAGGTACCAGTGTTGGCGTCGTGATGGCATTATTTATAGTACCGATGATTCTTAACTATGCCGGATGGCAAGAAGTGTTTTGGATCACTGGTGCTCTCGGATTCGTTTGGTTGATCTTATGGATATTCCTGTATGATATTCCTTCCAAGCAAAAGAGAATTACCGAGGAAGAGTATCGATTGATCACCGAGGGTCAGGAACCAGAAGTCCTTGCAACTACCACATCGATAAAATGGTCCAGACTCTTCCGCATCCCCCAAACCTGGGCATATATCACAGGCAAAGCATTGATCGATCCCATCTTTTGGTTTTTTCTGTTTTGGCTCCCTTCTTATTTTTCTTCGACTTTCAGTCTTGATCTCAAAAAACCCAGCCTGGAACTCATGATTATTTATTTCTCTACTACCTTAGGCAGTATCGGAGGTGGCTACCTGTCCTCTTACCTCATCAAAAGAGGATGGCCTGTGATCAAGGCACGCAAAACCGTTTTATTGATTTTTGCTTTTTTTGAATTGTCTATTATCCTGGCACAATTTGCTACACAGGCATGGATGGCAGTAGCCTTGTTGAGTCTGGCAGTAGCGATACACCAGGCATGGGCTACCAATATATTTACTTTAGCTTCAGACATGTTTCCAAAGGAAGCAGTGAGTTCTGTAGTAGGGATTGGAGGTATGGCAGGCGCAGTAGGCGGCATCTTGTTTCCAATCTTTGTGGGAAATATACTGGACCAATTTAAAGCCATGGGCAATATCACTGCCGGATACAATATCATTTTCTCTATATGTGGCTGTACTTATTTGATAGCCTATCTTGTGATACATCTGCTGACAAGGCGCACGGTAAGGGTCCCATTGGCTGCCTTGACTTGA
- a CDS encoding beta-lactamase family protein gives MKYIYSILIWLIGISACKQTPTISTDKSTTHLAKSLDSIVKPFIDSVRAAGIAVAVYHGTNPVLLKSYGYADLEFKTPLPVDASFEIGSVTKQFTAAAILQLVDSGKINLEDDLTKYIPFNTQGHTVTIRHLLSHTSGIQGYTEMPNFGSLSIQKYPRDTLLRIVEKEKFDFKPGEALIYNNTGFFMLGLIIEKVTGISYESYIQHNLFGKAGMSHSYYCNERKVITNRAHGYDTEQEGLVRAAYLDHTWPYAAGSLCSTTEDLVKWNNALHHGRILSEKMYSEFLNPTILSDGSATHYAKGITVTEDHSKTMIEHGGGINGFLSENRYYPKEDLSIVVLVNSTGPVSPTSIANQIADDLWGKPISDTTNFNGDLSAYTGKYTGRGRGQDISITITTQSDSLMAVQGEPGQNQPFQLQFKNEDTWKEGNASYHFKRDGGEIVGLQLDQVYGYYVLKRN, from the coding sequence ATGAAATACATTTATTCAATATTAATCTGGTTGATCGGTATATCGGCTTGTAAACAAACACCAACCATCTCCACTGATAAATCTACCACTCACCTGGCCAAATCCCTGGATAGTATCGTCAAGCCTTTTATTGACAGTGTTCGGGCGGCAGGTATTGCCGTAGCGGTCTACCATGGAACGAATCCAGTATTATTAAAAAGTTATGGTTATGCTGATCTGGAATTCAAAACACCCCTTCCGGTAGACGCCTCCTTTGAAATTGGCTCAGTGACCAAACAATTTACCGCTGCGGCTATACTTCAATTGGTTGATTCGGGCAAAATCAACCTCGAAGATGATCTGACCAAATATATTCCATTTAATACCCAAGGGCATACGGTGACTATCCGACATTTGCTCAGCCATACCTCAGGCATCCAAGGTTATACAGAAATGCCAAACTTCGGCTCTTTGTCCATTCAAAAATATCCAAGAGACACCTTATTGAGGATAGTGGAAAAAGAAAAATTTGATTTTAAACCCGGGGAGGCCTTGATCTATAATAATACCGGATTCTTTATGCTCGGCCTGATCATAGAAAAAGTCACCGGGATATCCTATGAATCCTACATTCAACATAACCTTTTTGGCAAAGCTGGCATGAGCCACTCCTATTATTGCAATGAACGAAAAGTGATAACCAACCGGGCTCATGGCTATGATACTGAACAGGAGGGCCTGGTGCGTGCCGCCTACCTGGACCATACCTGGCCGTATGCCGCCGGGTCTTTGTGTTCCACTACCGAAGACCTGGTAAAGTGGAACAATGCGCTGCACCATGGCAGGATACTCAGCGAAAAAATGTACAGTGAATTTCTGAATCCCACGATCCTATCAGATGGATCCGCCACACATTATGCCAAAGGTATCACCGTGACCGAAGATCATAGCAAGACCATGATAGAGCATGGAGGGGGTATCAATGGTTTTCTCTCTGAAAACAGATATTATCCAAAGGAAGATTTGAGCATAGTAGTACTGGTCAATTCTACCGGACCGGTTTCGCCTACCAGTATTGCAAATCAAATAGCGGATGATCTTTGGGGAAAACCTATTTCCGATACAACCAATTTTAATGGGGATCTGTCAGCTTATACCGGAAAATACACCGGAAGAGGCAGAGGCCAGGACATCTCTATTACAATTACGACACAGAGTGACAGTTTGATGGCTGTGCAAGGTGAGCCAGGTCAAAACCAACCCTTTCAATTGCAGTTTAAAAATGAGGATACCTGGAAAGAAGGGAATGCCTCCTACCACTTTAAAAGAGACGGTGGTGAAATCGTTGGGTTGCAACTGGACCAGGTGTATGGCTACTACGTTTTAAAAAGGAATTAA
- a CDS encoding diheme cytochrome c-553: protein MNNKFLAVLAACLSFIILQCTEPKPEPSSPTVVLSNPEYGGFDSQVQWGEHLVTITGCNDCHTPKKMGPMGPELDTSLRLSGHPSMMPKIEVDKWAMLQKGLTVTQDLTEWVGPWGTSYAANLTPDPTGTGDWTIDNFTMALREGKYKGMASSRSLLPPMPWEMFKHMSDYEIKAIFAYLKTIKPIANTVPAPLPPPSEPIMPSKSTSKKK from the coding sequence ATGAATAACAAGTTTTTAGCCGTCCTTGCGGCTTGTCTATCTTTTATTATCCTACAATGTACCGAGCCAAAACCTGAACCAAGCAGCCCTACGGTGGTATTGTCAAATCCTGAATACGGCGGCTTTGACAGCCAGGTTCAGTGGGGAGAGCACCTGGTCACCATCACCGGTTGTAACGACTGCCACACGCCTAAGAAAATGGGGCCTATGGGGCCAGAATTGGACACTTCACTTCGCCTATCCGGGCATCCTTCGATGATGCCCAAAATTGAAGTTGACAAATGGGCTATGTTGCAAAAAGGCCTTACCGTCACTCAAGATCTAACAGAATGGGTAGGCCCTTGGGGCACTTCTTATGCAGCCAATCTCACTCCCGATCCTACCGGTACTGGTGATTGGACTATTGACAATTTTACAATGGCTTTGCGCGAAGGCAAGTACAAAGGCATGGCTTCTTCCAGATCTTTATTGCCACCTATGCCCTGGGAAATGTTTAAGCATATGAGTGATTATGAGATCAAAGCGATCTTTGCTTATCTTAAAACGATCAAACCCATCGCCAATACTGTCCCTGCGCCGCTACCTCCTCCATCGGAGCCAATAATGCCATCAAAAAGCACCAGCAAGAAAAAATAA
- a CDS encoding DUF3500 domain-containing protein translates to MQKSTFKFLAPIFCGMILTACYHPGLNGQNDFSVSAAVTRFIGTLTGDESKRALYDFNDTLRHKWTNLPVGLVPRPGIQYGSLSDQSRMAFHRVLTALLSSQGYLKTTSIMRLDDILNELYQTAYDEGKIDGAALKRMQNLRWAHGNYYISIWGSPNRTQPWGLNFGGHHIAISFTAVGDQVTMSPYFIGTDPSEVKSAKYAGLRVLSKEEDYGFMLINMLTSVQKAKAILSGEIPKDIITNPNSPQRIDGYYGLPAKQMSKQQVSMLKLLMEEYLHNFDHNYAHQLIQKIEKSGMKKIFFAWIGSLENNKPHYYIINGPDFLIEYDNVGFQNDGNHIHAIFREKGNNFGEDILKAHYLQSGH, encoded by the coding sequence ATGCAAAAATCTACATTCAAATTTTTGGCGCCTATTTTTTGTGGCATGATCTTAACTGCCTGTTATCATCCCGGCTTGAACGGTCAAAATGATTTTTCGGTCTCTGCCGCAGTGACGCGTTTTATTGGCACCTTGACCGGTGATGAATCTAAGCGTGCGCTCTATGACTTCAACGATACATTGCGGCACAAATGGACCAATCTGCCTGTAGGTTTGGTACCACGACCAGGTATTCAATACGGATCCCTGTCAGATCAAAGCCGGATGGCATTTCACAGAGTATTGACTGCACTGCTTAGCTCACAAGGGTACCTCAAAACTACCAGCATCATGCGGCTGGATGACATCCTCAATGAATTGTATCAAACTGCTTATGACGAAGGAAAAATTGATGGTGCCGCATTGAAGAGGATGCAAAATTTACGCTGGGCTCATGGCAACTATTATATCTCTATCTGGGGTAGTCCCAACAGAACTCAACCCTGGGGACTCAATTTTGGCGGCCACCATATTGCTATTTCATTTACGGCGGTTGGTGATCAGGTGACCATGTCGCCCTATTTTATCGGAACTGACCCTTCCGAAGTCAAGTCTGCAAAATATGCAGGTTTAAGGGTCTTGAGCAAAGAAGAAGATTATGGATTTATGCTCATCAATATGTTGACATCAGTTCAAAAAGCAAAGGCGATACTTTCCGGGGAGATTCCAAAAGATATCATCACCAATCCCAACAGTCCACAGCGTATTGATGGATATTATGGCTTGCCTGCCAAACAAATGTCCAAACAACAGGTATCTATGCTCAAATTACTAATGGAAGAGTATTTGCACAATTTTGACCATAACTACGCTCATCAATTGATTCAGAAAATCGAAAAATCAGGTATGAAGAAAATATTTTTTGCCTGGATAGGGAGTCTTGAGAATAATAAACCACATTATTATATCATCAATGGACCTGATTTTTTAATAGAATACGACAATGTCGGATTTCAAAATGATGGCAACCACATTCATGCCATATTCAGAGAGAAAGGCAACAATTTTGGGGAGGATATCTTAAAGGCTCATTATCTCCAGTCAGGACATTAG
- a CDS encoding cold shock domain-containing protein — protein sequence MAETWNKKEREKKKKQKKKQKEERKQDRLETAKSKDPNDIFSYVDEYGNVSSTPPDPTKKFAIKLEDVEIGVPKRQAADPADLIRRGTVTFFNTSKGYGFIEDAESKQSVFVHVNGLEEEVKEFSKVIFEVEMGPKGASAYNVKIDRGEKKPDKKVEPKAEVKAEVNPEISDEVKD from the coding sequence ATGGCTGAGACCTGGAATAAAAAAGAAAGAGAAAAGAAAAAGAAGCAAAAGAAAAAGCAAAAAGAAGAGCGTAAGCAAGATAGATTGGAAACTGCCAAATCTAAAGATCCTAATGATATTTTTTCTTATGTAGATGAATACGGCAATGTCTCTTCAACCCCTCCTGATCCTACTAAAAAATTTGCTATAAAATTAGAAGATGTTGAGATTGGTGTTCCCAAACGGCAAGCTGCGGATCCAGCTGATCTGATCAGAAGAGGGACGGTGACTTTTTTTAATACCTCCAAAGGGTATGGTTTTATTGAAGATGCTGAGTCTAAACAAAGTGTTTTCGTGCATGTCAATGGCTTGGAAGAAGAAGTCAAAGAATTTAGCAAAGTTATCTTTGAAGTGGAAATGGGACCTAAAGGTGCGAGCGCCTATAATGTAAAAATAGACCGCGGTGAAAAGAAACCCGATAAGAAAGTCGAGCCTAAAGCTGAAGTGAAGGCAGAGGTCAATCCTGAAATATCAGATGAAGTCAAAGACTAA
- a CDS encoding response regulator has translation MKVLIVDDEHDVKALFEQKFRKEIRNGEIQLVFAFSGEEALQFLKDNDHEAILILSDINMPGMSGLELLRQIKVKYKTPPPLVMMITAYGDTDNYNSAMTLGADDFLTKPLDFATLKEKLKNITS, from the coding sequence ATGAAAGTCTTAATAGTAGACGACGAACATGATGTAAAGGCTTTATTCGAACAAAAGTTTCGAAAAGAAATACGCAATGGTGAGATCCAGTTAGTATTTGCATTTTCCGGAGAAGAAGCTTTACAATTTTTGAAAGATAATGACCATGAAGCCATATTGATTTTGTCTGATATAAATATGCCGGGTATGAGTGGACTAGAACTACTCAGGCAGATTAAGGTCAAATACAAAACTCCCCCTCCTTTAGTCATGATGATCACCGCTTATGGCGATACGGACAATTATAATTCAGCGATGACACTGGGTGCAGACGATTTTTTGACCAAACCTCTGGATTTTGCTACTTTGAAAGAGAAATTAAAAAATATTACCTCATGA
- a CDS encoding response regulator, with protein sequence MTKILVADDEADLESLIKQKFRKQIREQEYEFVFAVNGRDAMEKLLSHQDVDIMLSDINMPEMDGLTLLAKTKELYPLLKSVIISAYGDMDNIRTAMNRGAFDFITKPVNFDDLMITMEKTITYVKQLQATVKALKENNILRMYVDESVLQFMHQNQAANQSILANETIDATVAFIDIAGFTKITELEKPDIVVGILNQYFDLIGKEIIKAGGYVDKFIGDEVMAVFKGEDHLHHALAASLGICKTIEALPEVGLRHYHPKVSIGVNSGEMISGNIGSEGLRRLDYTVIGDVVNTAKRMQSIAGEGEIAIPESCYLRAKDSFRFEKLGEVALKNKANLVIAYKVLDAL encoded by the coding sequence ATGACAAAAATCCTGGTTGCAGACGACGAAGCGGACCTGGAATCCCTCATTAAACAGAAGTTCAGAAAACAAATTCGCGAACAGGAATATGAATTTGTATTTGCTGTAAATGGCCGTGATGCCATGGAAAAACTGTTATCACACCAAGATGTAGATATCATGCTCAGTGATATCAATATGCCCGAAATGGATGGCCTCACATTGCTAGCCAAAACCAAAGAGTTATATCCCCTGCTAAAATCCGTCATTATATCAGCATATGGTGATATGGACAATATTCGTACAGCGATGAATCGGGGAGCATTTGACTTCATCACCAAACCTGTCAATTTTGACGACCTGATGATCACGATGGAAAAAACCATCACTTATGTCAAACAACTCCAGGCCACAGTCAAAGCACTCAAAGAAAACAATATACTCAGGATGTATGTAGACGAATCCGTACTACAATTTATGCATCAAAATCAGGCAGCTAACCAATCAATCCTGGCCAATGAAACGATTGATGCTACAGTTGCATTCATTGATATCGCCGGATTTACCAAAATCACTGAATTAGAAAAACCAGATATTGTGGTCGGCATCCTCAACCAATACTTTGACCTCATCGGAAAGGAGATCATTAAAGCGGGCGGTTACGTGGATAAATTTATTGGTGACGAGGTGATGGCTGTATTTAAAGGAGAAGATCATCTACATCATGCTCTGGCAGCCAGCCTGGGTATCTGTAAAACAATAGAAGCCCTGCCAGAAGTAGGGTTGAGACATTATCACCCGAAGGTATCTATTGGCGTTAATTCAGGTGAAATGATATCTGGCAATATTGGGTCTGAAGGGCTTCGCAGACTGGATTATACCGTGATCGGTGATGTGGTCAATACTGCCAAAAGAATGCAATCTATAGCAGGCGAAGGCGAAATCGCCATTCCGGAATCCTGCTATCTTAGAGCAAAAGATTCCTTTCGCTTTGAAAAATTAGGAGAAGTAGCACTCAAGAACAAAGCTAATCTGGTGATTGCCTATAAGGTGCTGGACGCCTTATAA
- a CDS encoding diphosphomevalonate decarboxylase — translation MNDFLIPSSNQMAKVKAGHLAWRSPSNIAIIKYWGKYGNQLPANPSLSITLEQSYTETHLFYRPRKPNEELVQYFFDTKQELAFEAKIKRVLQAWKEYLPFLDAVALEFHSKNSFPHSAGIASSASSMSALALCMLSLEQILYQRYTDEQFFRKASYLARLASGSACRSVFPCFAIWGRTDHISGSHDAYAIPCERFHPIFATLHDDIIIVNSESKSVSSTAGHALMNDHPFAESRYQQARQHTEELNQVLKSGDIHRFGEIAETEAMTLHALMMCSRPSYTLLLPNTLHVINKIKAFRADTLLPIYFSIDAGPNPHILYPDEAKVEIQKFIESEIKPFAHQGHIIRDHCGKGPVQLS, via the coding sequence ATGAATGACTTTTTGATCCCATCCTCCAACCAAATGGCTAAGGTAAAAGCCGGACATCTTGCATGGCGATCCCCGTCAAATATCGCGATCATCAAATATTGGGGTAAGTACGGCAATCAGTTGCCTGCCAACCCATCTTTGAGTATTACGCTAGAGCAATCTTATACTGAGACCCATTTATTCTATCGCCCAAGAAAACCAAATGAAGAGCTCGTCCAATATTTTTTCGACACTAAGCAAGAGTTGGCATTTGAGGCCAAGATCAAAAGGGTATTGCAGGCCTGGAAGGAATATCTACCTTTTCTGGATGCTGTAGCTCTGGAGTTTCATTCAAAAAATTCATTTCCACATTCTGCTGGCATTGCTTCCTCAGCGTCGAGCATGAGTGCCCTGGCTTTGTGTATGCTCAGCCTGGAGCAGATATTGTATCAGCGATATACAGACGAACAATTTTTTCGCAAAGCATCCTACCTGGCTCGATTGGCATCGGGTAGTGCTTGCAGATCGGTATTTCCTTGCTTTGCTATTTGGGGGAGGACAGACCATATATCAGGCAGTCATGATGCCTATGCGATCCCTTGTGAGCGCTTTCATCCGATTTTCGCCACATTACACGATGACATCATTATAGTCAATAGCGAATCAAAATCTGTGAGCAGCACCGCGGGCCATGCACTGATGAATGACCACCCGTTTGCAGAAAGCAGGTATCAGCAGGCACGCCAACACACGGAAGAGTTAAACCAAGTTTTAAAATCAGGCGATATACATCGATTTGGTGAGATTGCTGAGACCGAAGCGATGACCCTTCATGCATTGATGATGTGTTCCAGACCCAGCTATACTTTATTGTTGCCAAATACTTTGCACGTGATCAATAAAATAAAAGCATTTCGTGCAGATACCTTATTGCCGATATATTTTTCTATAGATGCTGGACCAAATCCTCACATCTTATATCCGGACGAAGCGAAAGTAGAAATTCAAAAATTTATTGAAAGTGAGATCAAACCATTTGCACATCAGGGACATATCATCCGGGATCATTGTGGTAAAGGACCGGTTCAGTTAAGTTGA